In Humulus lupulus chromosome 6, drHumLupu1.1, whole genome shotgun sequence, a single genomic region encodes these proteins:
- the LOC133784132 gene encoding uncharacterized protein LOC133784132 encodes MAGVEFKRRRVPTKRIFGSEFADPTRKKKKAKTIVTDPCEINPLQPYDEKKMRRFKKWVIGLKKNDKPISLLAGSCTAKWFIQLLTPRTWLDGLHIDAALGLMKERVYTYKKTYSERFTIVDSMFQQFFEPHWE; translated from the exons ATGGCTGGGGTGGAATTCAAGAGAAGGAGGGTTCCAACGAAAAGAATTTTTGGTTCCGAGTTTGCTGATCCAACtaggaagaaaaagaaagcaaaGACAATTGTAACTGATCCTTGTGAAATTAATCCCCTACAGCCATATGACGAAAAGAAAATGAGACGTTTTAAGAAATGGGTAATTGGTTTAAAAAAGAATGATAAGCCTATTTCTCTCTTGGCTGGTTCGTGCACAGCGAAATGGTTTATTCAGCTACTTACACCACGTACATGGCTAGACGGACTG CACATTGATGCAGCTTTAGGGTTGATGAAAGAACGAGTGTACACTTACAAGAAGACTTACTCCGAAAGATTCACCATCGTGGATTCTATGTTCCAACAGTTCTTCGAACCACATTGGGAATAA
- the LOC133785328 gene encoding uncharacterized protein LOC133785328 yields MKLHLYALKKNFEFKVKKSAKNIWCTVCVDDKCKWRLRATKLVNSNMFEVRKFFDEHTCSLDVRHKDHRQASPWLIGHVIRRKFEGDNVNYKPRSIIKDMSLSYGVHMSYAKAWRCREHALAYIRGTPESSFHKLPSFLYMMEQKNPGIVTHLQMDNEGRFKYCFMALGVSIMGFKTYIRPVICVDGTFLTTRCGGTLLCAMGQDANKQIYPIAFSVVDSENNDSWLYFSTEVEGSDW; encoded by the coding sequence ATGAAACTCCATCTTTATGCATTAAAGAAAAACTTTGAGTTTAAAGTAAAGAAGTCTGCGAAAAATATATGGTGTACAGTATGTGTTGATGATAAATGCAAATGGAGGTTGAGGGCTACAAAATTGGTTAATTCCAATATGTTCGAGGTTCGTAAATTTTTCGATGAACACACATGTTCATTGGATGTTCGACATAAAGATCACCGTCAGGCATCCCCATGGCTTATTGGACATGTCATAAGGAGAAAATTTGAGGGTGATAATGTTAATTACAAGCCAAGGTCAATTATAAAAGATATGAGTTTATCATATGGAGTTCATATGAGCTATGCTAAAGCTTGGAGGTGTCGAGAGCATGCATTGGCTTACATAAGAGGTACACCAGAATCATCATTTCATAAACTTCCCTCATTTCTATACATGATGGAGCAAAAAAATCCTGGAATTGTTACTCATTTGCAGATGGACAATGAAGGTAGGTTCAAATATTGCTTCATGGCCTTAGGTGTTTCTATAATGGGGTTTAAAACATATATTCGCCCAGTTATATGTGTAGATGGAACCTTCTTGACTACTCGGTGTGGAGGTACTTTGTTATGTGCCATGGGACAAGATGCTAACAAGCAAATATATCCAATTGCATTTTCAGTAGTTGACTCAGAGAATAATGACTCATGGTTGTATTTTTCTACTGAGGTTGAAGGAAGCGATTGGTGA
- the LOC133785329 gene encoding uncharacterized protein LOC133785329, which yields MNIHAKFKTDHCHEEFFLAAKAYRKREFLRHFEKIKFKDLAIAQYLENQVGFEKWACSFFPGHRYNLMTTGIAESWNNVIAEARGWPITCLMEFMRHTLQKWFFERRTAASAATGPLATEVEADLRKLADKSTTSFPFPSSQYEIIVLDGDLDGDVDLRRKTCSCRRFDLTGLPCEHTLAGA from the coding sequence ATGAATATCCATGCAAAGTTCAAAACTGACCATTGCCATGAAGAATTCTTCCTTGCAGCGAAAGCTTATAGAAAGCGAGAGTTTTTACGCCATTTTGAGAAGATTAAATTCAAAGATCTTGCAATTGCTCAATACTTAGAGAATCAAGTGGGTTTTGAAAAGTGGGCCTGTTCTTTCTTTCCTGGTCATCGATATAATTTAATGACTACAGGTATTGCCGAAAGCTGGAACAATGTCATTGCTGAGGCAcgtgggtggccaattacttgtcTCATGGAATTTATGAGGCACACTTTACAAAAATGGTTTTTCGAGCGTCGAACTGCAGCATCAGCGGCTACAGGTCCTCTTGCCACTGAAGTGGAAGCTGATTTGCGAAAGTTAGCAGACAAGTCCACTACCTCATTCCCTTTTCCGTCTAGTCAATATGAAATAATAGTATTGGATGGTGATCTTGATGGAGATGTCGACCTGAGGAGGAAAACATGTAGTTGTAGAAGATTTGATTTGACAGGTCTTCCTTGTGAACACACTCTAGCTGGTGCTTGA